The stretch of DNA CAGAAATCTGTGCACCTCTTCAGCGGTCCAGGACTGCTGTCCTTTCGGACGCTCCTTCGGCGGGTCCACGGCTTCAGCTACGCTACGGGCGACCAGCTCCCACTTGACGGCGTGTTTTAGTGCCTCTTTCAATATCGCGTGAATGTACCGGACAGTACGGGGAGAAAGGCCGCCTTCTTTGCCGTCGGCCCTGCCGCCTTTCAGCTTGTCGGCGTAGAGTTTTTGCAGGTGAGCGGGTTTGAGGTTGGCCAGGGGGATATTCCCGATTTCCGGAATGATATGCAACCTGATAGTGGTCTCATAGCTTTCAAAGGTAGTCTGACGGAGATTGGTGCGGCCGTAGTCTTCGAGCCAGCGGTGAAGGTATTCCTTCAAGGTCATCTTGCTGGGTTCGATGAACCATCCTTCCTGAAGCTCTTTCAGCTTCTGTATCAATAATTCCTCTGCCTGTTTCTTTGTTGCCGGTTTGGGCAGTCCCAGTTCTTTGCGTACGGAAATCCATTTCTGCCGCCGCCTGCCGTTTTCGTCCCGGTCCAGTTCAAGCACCACATACTAGTTGCCTTTCTTCTTTTGGACGTGTCTTCTCATATAATTATCCTCCTT from Calderihabitans maritimus encodes:
- a CDS encoding site-specific integrase; this encodes MVLELDRDENGRRRQKWISVRKELGLPKPATKKQAEELLIQKLKELQEGWFIEPSKMTLKEYLHRWLEDYGRTNLRQTTFESYETTIRLHIIPEIGNIPLANLKPAHLQKLYADKLKGGRADGKEGGLSPRTVRYIHAILKEALKHAVKWELVARSVAEAVDPPKERPKGQQSWTAEEVHRFLEAVKDHRLYPLYLLP